The Desulfovibrio fairfieldensis sequence GCTTTATGGGCTGGTGGTGGCGCATCAACATGCGGGGGGGAGACGTGCGGGCATAAGAGTTCCGTTCGTTCAGGTCAGCTATTGTGAGCGCCGTCTCCCCGTGAGACGGCGCTTTTTTTTGTTTCCACCACACACAAGGACAAGGAAGATGAAAGACACAGGGAATGCGCGGCCGCCGCTGAAAGTGCGGCAATCCGCACGCTGGCTGCCGGCGGATATGGACACGCCCATCAGCCTGTTTATGGGCATGGTGGGCGCGGGCAACGGCATCTTGCTGGAAAGCGCCGAAGTGGACGGACGCTGGGGCCGGTACAGCATTCTGGCCTGCGACATGGCCCTGTTCATCTCCTGCCGGGAGGGCAGACTGGCCCTGCGCGTGGAGGACCAGCGCTTCGCGCCGCTCGGCGACCTGGAGGGGCAGCCCTTTGTGGAAGGCCTGCGCGCGCTCATGCGTCGCCTGGAGATCACGCCGCCGGAAAACATCGCCGGTCTGCCGCCTATCACCCGTGCCCTGTACGGCTATCTGGGCTTCGGCATGGCCGGGCTGTTCAACGCCAAGCTGGCCTCCGTCATGCCCCCGGAAGAGGCGGACTGCCTGCTGGCCCTGCCCGGCACGGTGCTGGTTTTCGACCATCTCTACAATCGCCTCTGCCAGATCAGCCTGGGCGAGCATCGTCCCCTGCGTAGCGCCCATGAGGCGGTCGAGTCCGCCGCCAACGGAAACAGCGGCACGGGGCTTGATCCGGACGCAATCAGCGCGGAACCCGGCGAGGCGGGCTACAAGGCCTATGTGGAGCGGATCAGGGAGATGCTGCGCCGGGGCGAAGCCATACAGGTCGTGCCGTCGGTGCGGTTTTCCACGCCTTTCGCGGGCAATCCCTTTGAGCTTTACCGGCGCATGCGCCGCTTCAATGCCTCTCCCTACATGTTTTACATGCGCTTCCCGGATCTGACCCTGTTCGGCTCCTCGCCGGAGGTCATGGTCCGCTGCACGGAAGGGCGTTTGCAGCTCTCACCCATCGCGGGTACGCGGCGGCGGGGCAGGGACGATCTGGAAGACGCCCGGCTGGCCGCCGAATTGCGCGACGACCCCAAGGAGCGGGCCGAGCATGTCATGCTGGTGGATCTGGGCCGCAACGACCTGGGCCGCGTGGCCCGGCCGGGCAGCGTCAATCTGGAACGCTACATGGAAGTGGAACGCTATTCCCACGTCATGCACCTGACCAGCCGGGTCACGGCGCGTCTGGCCGACGGACTAGACGCTCTGGACGTGCTGGCCGCTTCCTTTCCGGCGGGCACGGTTTCCGGCGCGCCCAAGGTGCGGGCCATGGAAATCATCCGCACACTGGAAGGCCGGGCGCGCGGGCCCTACGCGGGCTGCATCGGCTGGCTGGGCCTGGACCGGGGGAGCGTCAACCTGGACACGGGCATCACCATCCGCAGCATGTGGGTGCGCGACGGCAAGCTCTTCTGGCAGGCGGGCGGCGGCATTGTCCATGATTCCGACCCGGAACTGGAATGGAAGGAAGTGTGCAACAAATCAGCCATCATGCGCCTGGTCTTGCGGGCGGAGGACGAAGAATATGTTTCTGCTCATCGATAATTATGATTCCTTCACCTACAATCTGGTGCAGGCTTTTTACGCCCTGGGGCATACGCCGCGCGTGCTGCGCAACGACGACCCCGCCGTGCTGGAGGCGGCCTCGGACCCGGAGCTGAGCATGGTCTGCATCTCGCCGGGGCCGGGACATCCCGCCGACGCGGGCCTCTGTCCGGAATTCCTCAAGCGCGTCGATCCGCGCGTGCCGGTGCTCGGCGTCTGCCTGGGGCATCAGCTTCTGGGTCTGCACGCCGGGGCCGGAGTGGAAGTGGGTCCCTGCATCATGCACGGCAAACAGTCGGAAGTCGTGCACGACGGCACGGGCCTGTTCAGCGGCCTGCCCAATCCCATGAAGGTGGGGCGCTATCACTCTCTGGTGGTCCGCGCCGACGAGGACGCTGCCAATCCTCGCTTCACGGTCACCGCGCGGGCCCCGGAAGGCGAGGTCATGGCCCTGCGCTACAATGACCGGCCCTGGGTCGGCGTGCAGTTTCATCCCGAATCCGTGCTCACGCCCGAGGGACTGCGTCTGCTGGGCAATTTCCCGCAGTCCGTCTTGAGCAAGGATAACGAGGCCGCCAGCCTCACCGCCATACTGGAGTGTCTGGCCCGCAAGGAGGATCTCACCGCTGAAATGGCCGCCACGGGTTTTTCTTCGCTCATGGACGGCAAGATGAGTCCGGCCCAGGCGGGCAGCTTTCTCATGGGCCTGCGCATGAAGGGCGAAAGCGCCCTGGAGCTGGCCCACGCCACCCGCGCGGCCCTGGCCCGCGCCGTGCGGGTGGACGGCATTTCCGGCACGAGTATCGACGTGGTGGGCACGGGCGGCGACGGGCGCAATTCCTTTAATTGCTCCACAGCCACCTCCCTGGTGCTGGCGGGCATGGGCTACAAGGTGGTCAAGCACGGCAACCGGGCCGTGTCCTCCAAGTGCGGCAGCGCCGACGCGCTGGAAGCCCTGGGCATCGCCCTGGACGAAAATCCGGCTTCCGTGGCCGAAATGGTGCGGCGGCGCAATTTCGCTTTTCTCTTTGCCCCGCATTTCCATCCGGCTTTCAGGAACATCGGCCCGTTGCGCAAGGAACTGGGCGTTCGCACGCTCTTCAACATCCTGGGCCCCATGATCAACCCGGCCCGGCCCAGCCATCTGCTGATGGGCGTGGCCCGTCCCGAACTGGTGCCCCTGGTGGCGGAAACCCTGCTTCAGTCGCCGCTCTACCGGGCCGCCGTGGTCTGCGGCGCGGGCGGCTACGATGAGCTGACGCCCATGGGCCCGGCTGAAATCTCCCTGCTGCACAACGGCACAATCAAGCCTCTGGCCCTGGACCCGGCGGATTTCGGCATCCGCTCCTGCACGCCCGAGGATCTGGCCGTGCACAGCAAGGAGGAAGCCGTGGACGTGCTCAAGGAACTGCTGGAGGGCAACGGCTCCCGCGCCATGCTGGACATGGTGGCGCTGAACGTGGGCCTGGCCGTCTACCTGCTGGAGGAAAACATGGATATGGCCCTGTGTATGGCCCGCGCCCGCGAAGCGGTCAGCGCCGGTCTGGGCAGGAAGGTGCTGCATGCGGCTTGAACGTTTTCATCAGGCCAAGCAGGCCGAAGTGGCGGCCCTGCGGCTGGCGGCGGAGCGGGGGACCCTGCCCGAACCGCTGACGTCCCCCCGGCCGGATTTTGCAGCGGCTCTGAGCCTGCCCGCCTCGGGAGCTCCCCTGGCTGTGGTGGCCGAGTACAAGCGGGCCTCGCCCTCGCGCGGGGTCATCCGCGAGGATCTGGACGTGGAAGAGGTGGTCCGCCAGTACGCGGCGGCCGGGGCCGACGCCCTGTCCATCCTCACGGAAGAAACCTGGTTTCACGGCAGGCTGGATTTTCTGACGCGGGCGGCCGCGCCCGGCCTGTATCCGGCCGCGCCTCTGCCGCTGCTGCGCAAGGACTTTATCTTTGATTCCCTGCAGGTCCGGGCCACGGCGGCCACCCCGGCTTCAGCCCTGCTGCTTATCGTGCGGCTCACGCCAGAGGCCCGCCTGCTGCGGCAATTGCGGGAAGAGGCCGAAGGCTTCGGTTTGCACGCCGTGGTGGAAATCTTTGACGCGGCGGATCTGCGCCTGGCCCGCGAGAGCGGGGCGCGCATCATCCAGGTCAATGCCAGGGATCTGCAGACCTTTGCCGTGGACCGCGCGGCCTGCCTGTCTCTGGCCCGATCCTGCCCGCCGGAAAACGGCGAAATCTGGGTGGCGGCCAGCGGCATCAGCCACGCGGAACATCTGGTCCAGGCCGCCGAAGCGGGCTACCAGGCCGCCCTGGTGGGTACGGCTCTGATGGAGCAGGGGAAGCCCGGCGCGGCCCTGGCGGCCCTGTCGGACCGTCCCCTGTCCGGCGACAAACTGGGCCATTGTTCTGTGTCGGAGGCAGTGGACAGCGACGAACATAGGGGAGAGAATAGTCATGCTGAGTAAAATCTGCGGCCTGACCCGTCAGGAGGATGTGGATGAAGCCGCGCGTCTGGGCGCGCGTTTCTGCGGTTTTATTTTTCACCCCAAAAGTCCGCGCTCCATCGCTCCGGAACAGGCCGCGCGCCTGCAAAGCGGCTCCATGCAGCGGGTGGGCGTGTTTGTGGAGCAGAACGCCGGTGAGATCGCGCGCATCATGCGCGAAGCCCGGCTGGATCTGGCCCAGCTGCACGGCGGACAGAGCGTGGCCTGCGCGCGGGACGTGGGCGCGGAGCGGGTCATCCGGGTGCTCTGGCCGGACCGCTACATGCATCGGGCCCTGCTGCACAATGAGCTGCAAAAGTATGCCGAAACCTGCGCCTGGTATCTGCTGGACGCGGGCCTGGCCGGGGGCGGCAGCGGCAGGCGTCTGGAATGGCAGGACCTGTACGGGCTCAGAGCTCCGCATCCCTGGCTGCTGGCCGGAGGGCTTAACGCGGACAATGTGGAACGGGCGTTGAAGCAGTGCGCGCCTGACGGCGTGGATTTCAATTCCGGCATCGAGGATGCGCCGGGCCGGAAAAATTTGCGGAAAATGGCGGCGGCCGTGAGAGCCGCGGCACAACCAAAGGCAACGGGTAAGTGAAATGAAAGACAGTTATTTCGGTGAATTCGGGGGCTGCTTTGTGCCCGAGCTGCTCATGCCGCCGCTGCTGGAAGTGGAAGCGGCCATGCGCGAGATCATGCCCACGCCCGAATTTCAGGCGGAGCTGGACGACCTTTTGCGCAATTACGCCGGTCGGGCCACGCCTCTGACCCTTTGCCCCACGCTTTCGGAGGAACTGGGTTTCAACCTCTGGCTCAAGCGCGAGGATTTGCTGCATACCGGCGCGCACAAGGTCAACAATACCCTGGGCCAGGCCCTGCTGGCGAAATACATGGGCAAGACGGCCCTGGTGGCGGAAACCGGCGCGGGACAGCACGGCGTGGCCACGGCGGCGGCCGCCGCGCGTCTGGGCATGGATTGCGTCATCTACATGGGCGGCGAGGATGTGGAGCGCCAGTCCGCCAATGTCCGGCGCATGAAACTGCTGGGCGCCGAGGTGCACGCCGTGCAGAGCGGCACCCGCACGCTCAAGGACGCCATCAACGAGGCCCTGCGGGCCTGGATCGCCAGCCAGCAGACAACCCATTACTGTTTCGGCACGGCCGCCGGGCCGCATCCTTTCCCTACCCTGGTACGCAGGCTGCAAAGCGTCATCGGCCGGGAAACCCGCGCCCAGATGCTGGAAAAGACCGGCAGGCTGCCGGATGCCGTGGTGGCCTGCGTGGGCGGCGGCTCCAATGCCATCGGCATGTTTCATCCTTTCCTGGAGGATGCCGACGTGCGGCTTGTCGGCGTGGAGGCAGCGGGCACCGGCGAGACGGGCTGCTTCAATTCCGCGCCGCTGAACCTGGGCACGCCCGGCGTGCTGCACGGCAATTACAGCATGCTGTTGCAGAACAATGACGGCCAGATCGAGCCTTCGCACTCCATTTCCGCCGGGCTGGACTATCCCGGCGTGGGGCCGGAACACGCCTTTCTGCACAAGAGCGGCCGGGTGCATTACGGCATGGTCAAGGACGCCAACGCTCTGGCCGCCTTTTTGCGGCTCTGCCGGAGCGAGGGCATACTGCCCGCCCTGGAATCCTCGCACGCGCTGGCCTGGGTGCTGGACCATCCGCAGGAATTCACGCCCGGCAGCCACGTGGTGGTCAATCTCTCGGGCCGGGGCGACAAGGACATGGACATCATTCGCGCGGCGCTTGCCGAAAAAGAGGTATAGTCATGCATGTGCTTGAAGAAAAAATCCGCAAGGCCACGGCCGCCGGACGTCCGGCGCTGGTCCCCTTTCTGACCGCGGGCTTTCCCGACAGCGCCCGCTTCTGGCCCACGCTGATGGAACTGGATGAAAACGGCGCGGACGTCATTGAAATCGGAGTGCCCTTTTCCGATCCCGTGGCCGACGGCCCGGTGGTGGAGGAGGCCTCGCGCCGCGCCTTGAGCGACGGCGTCAACCTGCGCGACCTTCTGAAGGAGATGGCCCGGCGCAAGGGTCTGATCAAGGCGGGCGTGGTGCTTATGGGCTATCTCAATCCCTTTTTGCAGTATGGTCTGGAAGAACTGGGCCGCGACGCGGAAAAAGCCGGGGTGCACGGCCTGATCGTGCCGGACCTGCCGCATGAGGAGTCCGCGCCCATGCGGGCCGCGCTGGGCAAATACGGCATCGCCCTGATTCCTCTGGTGGGGCCCAATACCAGCGAGGAGCGCATGGCTCTCTATGCCGCCGAAGGCCAGGGCTATGTCTATGTGGTTTCGGTCATGGGCATAACGGGCGAACGCGGCGGCCTGGCTCCACAGGTGGCGGCCACCATGAAACGGGCGCGCAAGGTTTTTTCCCTGCCGCTGGCCTTGGGCTTCGGCCTGCGCGAGCCCTCGCAGCTTTCGGAACTGCCCACCGAGGCCTGGCCCGACGCCGTGGTCTTCGGCAGCGCTTTGCTGAAACACGTGGATGCCGGTGAAAGCGCGGCGGATTTCCTGGCCCGCTGGAAATAGGGGAGGGCTTTTGTGAGGCGTTGACGGACCCGGCCAGCCATTATGGCGGCCGGGTCCGAACAGCGGCCTGATGCTGGTGGAGGACAATGAGGCGGGTAAAAAGTGATTGTCGGCCTGCTTGCTCTTGAAGGGTTGCGATTCAGGCTGTCCACTGGTCGGGATTATCACGCACAGTAATTTCTTCCTTTGCTGCACCGCGGAAAAAGGTATTTTATATAAAATATGTTATTATATAAAGATAAACTTATTTTCTGACCGCTTCCTGAAAAATTACCGCCCGCTACAAAATGAGCAAGGCCTCCCGGCGAAGGGAGGCCTTGCTCATTTGCGCACTATTTGTGGACCAACTCGCTGATCTTTTCTACAAGGCATTCCCTGATCTTCCCCTTGCTGTCCGTGGTAAAATTCAGCGCAATGGCAAAGCGTTCCGTAATCAACATGAACGTGTCGCCATAGTAGTAATAAATCTGGGCATAACGCATATCTCCATCTTGCAACTGTTTGACAACGAAAGCTCTCTCTTTATCAAATGCCGGATCGGTTATGGCCGTGCCGACATCTTTTTGCCCCAGGCAACGTGAAATCTCCGTGGCCGCCTGTTCCGGGCTTATCTCACTCTGCGGCGCATCCTGTGGAGCCCAAGCCACAGCAAACAATTTATTGTCCACAGTCTTTCCGCCACATGCAGCAAGGAGGCAGCAAAGTGCCATGCTGAATAAAAATTTCATCTTTTTTTTTATATATAATACAGCTGCGTAGTTTATTAGCTGCGATCTCAATATGCGTATCCCATCATCCTCTCTGCATCACATCCCCAGACAACTTTTTGCGCATTATATTTTATATTGAAGACAGCAATCCATGGAATATTATTTCCACCACCATCATCAAGTTCATAGTTGTAATAATACGCGCACATTGTATTTCCATTACCTATTTATTTGCATGTTTGCAATTTTCTTCCATCCATATTGTAAATTGAGAACCCGATATAATAGCCACTCCCACAGCGATCCCATTCTTTAAGGGCACGTATATCTCTTTCACCATACATACCTTCTGTCTCCGGCGGAAACCATACTCTGGGAAAATTTTCCTGAGTAACCCGCCCTATGCTGCGGCAACCACAAAGCAAAGCACGATAATATTAAAAAAGCGCATAGTTAGCCTCCCATCTCTACTGTTGCGGATTATTGCCAACAGGGGGCGTCGGGTTAGGCTGTTCTGGCTGCTTTTTCTTGCCGCTCAGAGTGCCCCAAAGCTGGCTGAAAGAATTCTTCAGACCAGCAAAGGCATCTTGGACGTCTGTCCACTGATTGCCCCAAAAATCCTTGGGGCTTTCCCACATTTCATTGGCATCCTTCAGGGCATAGGGAA is a genomic window containing:
- a CDS encoding indole-3-glycerol phosphate synthase TrpC — encoded protein: MRLERFHQAKQAEVAALRLAAERGTLPEPLTSPRPDFAAALSLPASGAPLAVVAEYKRASPSRGVIREDLDVEEVVRQYAAAGADALSILTEETWFHGRLDFLTRAAAPGLYPAAPLPLLRKDFIFDSLQVRATAATPASALLLIVRLTPEARLLRQLREEAEGFGLHAVVEIFDAADLRLARESGARIIQVNARDLQTFAVDRAACLSLARSCPPENGEIWVAASGISHAEHLVQAAEAGYQAALVGTALMEQGKPGAALAALSDRPLSGDKLGHCSVSEAVDSDEHRGENSHAE
- the trpB gene encoding tryptophan synthase subunit beta is translated as MKDSYFGEFGGCFVPELLMPPLLEVEAAMREIMPTPEFQAELDDLLRNYAGRATPLTLCPTLSEELGFNLWLKREDLLHTGAHKVNNTLGQALLAKYMGKTALVAETGAGQHGVATAAAAARLGMDCVIYMGGEDVERQSANVRRMKLLGAEVHAVQSGTRTLKDAINEALRAWIASQQTTHYCFGTAAGPHPFPTLVRRLQSVIGRETRAQMLEKTGRLPDAVVACVGGGSNAIGMFHPFLEDADVRLVGVEAAGTGETGCFNSAPLNLGTPGVLHGNYSMLLQNNDGQIEPSHSISAGLDYPGVGPEHAFLHKSGRVHYGMVKDANALAAFLRLCRSEGILPALESSHALAWVLDHPQEFTPGSHVVVNLSGRGDKDMDIIRAALAEKEV
- the trpA gene encoding tryptophan synthase subunit alpha — translated: MHVLEEKIRKATAAGRPALVPFLTAGFPDSARFWPTLMELDENGADVIEIGVPFSDPVADGPVVEEASRRALSDGVNLRDLLKEMARRKGLIKAGVVLMGYLNPFLQYGLEELGRDAEKAGVHGLIVPDLPHEESAPMRAALGKYGIALIPLVGPNTSEERMALYAAEGQGYVYVVSVMGITGERGGLAPQVAATMKRARKVFSLPLALGFGLREPSQLSELPTEAWPDAVVFGSALLKHVDAGESAADFLARWK
- a CDS encoding phosphoribosylanthranilate isomerase, yielding MLSKICGLTRQEDVDEAARLGARFCGFIFHPKSPRSIAPEQAARLQSGSMQRVGVFVEQNAGEIARIMREARLDLAQLHGGQSVACARDVGAERVIRVLWPDRYMHRALLHNELQKYAETCAWYLLDAGLAGGGSGRRLEWQDLYGLRAPHPWLLAGGLNADNVERALKQCAPDGVDFNSGIEDAPGRKNLRKMAAAVRAAAQPKATGK
- a CDS encoding anthranilate synthase component I family protein, translating into MKDTGNARPPLKVRQSARWLPADMDTPISLFMGMVGAGNGILLESAEVDGRWGRYSILACDMALFISCREGRLALRVEDQRFAPLGDLEGQPFVEGLRALMRRLEITPPENIAGLPPITRALYGYLGFGMAGLFNAKLASVMPPEEADCLLALPGTVLVFDHLYNRLCQISLGEHRPLRSAHEAVESAANGNSGTGLDPDAISAEPGEAGYKAYVERIREMLRRGEAIQVVPSVRFSTPFAGNPFELYRRMRRFNASPYMFYMRFPDLTLFGSSPEVMVRCTEGRLQLSPIAGTRRRGRDDLEDARLAAELRDDPKERAEHVMLVDLGRNDLGRVARPGSVNLERYMEVERYSHVMHLTSRVTARLADGLDALDVLAASFPAGTVSGAPKVRAMEIIRTLEGRARGPYAGCIGWLGLDRGSVNLDTGITIRSMWVRDGKLFWQAGGGIVHDSDPELEWKEVCNKSAIMRLVLRAEDEEYVSAHR
- the trpD gene encoding anthranilate phosphoribosyltransferase; this translates as MFLLIDNYDSFTYNLVQAFYALGHTPRVLRNDDPAVLEAASDPELSMVCISPGPGHPADAGLCPEFLKRVDPRVPVLGVCLGHQLLGLHAGAGVEVGPCIMHGKQSEVVHDGTGLFSGLPNPMKVGRYHSLVVRADEDAANPRFTVTARAPEGEVMALRYNDRPWVGVQFHPESVLTPEGLRLLGNFPQSVLSKDNEAASLTAILECLARKEDLTAEMAATGFSSLMDGKMSPAQAGSFLMGLRMKGESALELAHATRAALARAVRVDGISGTSIDVVGTGGDGRNSFNCSTATSLVLAGMGYKVVKHGNRAVSSKCGSADALEALGIALDENPASVAEMVRRRNFAFLFAPHFHPAFRNIGPLRKELGVRTLFNILGPMINPARPSHLLMGVARPELVPLVAETLLQSPLYRAAVVCGAGGYDELTPMGPAEISLLHNGTIKPLALDPADFGIRSCTPEDLAVHSKEEAVDVLKELLEGNGSRAMLDMVALNVGLAVYLLEENMDMALCMARAREAVSAGLGRKVLHAA